CCGAAGTCGCCGCGATCGGCGTGCACCGCACGGCGGGGCTCGAGAGCCAGTGGCTGGTCGCCACCACGCAGGAGGAACGCTGACGTGGAAAAGCTCCGCACTCCCGAGGCGCGCTTCGCGGATCTTCCTGGCTACCCGTTCGCGCCGCGCTACCTCGAGGTGGCCGACTTCGAGGGCGGGCGGCTTCGCGTCCACTACGTCGACGAGGGGCCGCGCGGCGCGATCTGCGCCGTGCTCTTCCACGGCGAGCCGACCTGGTCGTACCTGTACCGGAAGATGATCCCCGGCCT
This is a stretch of genomic DNA from Deltaproteobacteria bacterium. It encodes these proteins:
- a CDS encoding alpha/beta fold hydrolase, giving the protein MEKLRTPEARFADLPGYPFAPRYLEVADFEGGRLRVHYVDEGPRGAICAVLFHGEPTWSYLYRKMIPGLVARGYRVLAPDLVGFGRSDKPAAKADYTYPRHVAWMREWLLAVDARDAVLFGQDWGSLG